In the Planctomicrobium piriforme genome, AGGACAATGCCGTCGAACGTGCCTGCTCCGCCGATCGACATTACCGCGACCGGCGTCTTTGTCATTTCCTTCAGATGCAGCAGATCAGCCCCAATAATCGGCCCCGCGACCCCCGCGATGAACGCCGTCGCCGCCCGTTGCTCGGGACCTGCTCCCAGCGGCAACAACACCATCCAGGTGGTCAGCACGCTCACCAGCGGCGGGACGAAAGCGGGAATCAGTATTCCGATCCCTTCCACCGGACGGGCCACTCGCCAGCAGGCAACGACGCAGACCGCGCTGACCAGCATCGCACACAGAAACGGAACCGAATCCTCTTTCAACAGCCGCACTGCCTGCAAAACGGCGATCAGCGTTGGAATCACGCAGCCGCCGAGATTAACGGCAATCAGGGTTTCCGACTGCACCCGTTGATAGGTTTTGGAGAGCGCCATTCCCAGCGGCCCGAAGGGGACCATCGGCTGCAGTTCGTCCTTGCGGATGTGATAGACCGGAATATTGATCACCGAGCCGAGCATGATGCCAAACACAGTCAGAGCGGCGGTCATCGGGTGCAGCCCCAGTCGTTCGAACGCATATCGCGCCGTATCAAACAGAAACAGCGGCAACAGGCACAGCACCAGCAGAATGATGAACAGCGGCAGGCACCCGAGTAACGGGTTGATTTGCCGCGTGGGCCCCCCGAGATAGCGAATCTGCACTGGCATGACCGGTCGTATTCCTTCTCAAAAAACGTCATTAAAGCCGAGGGGGCGGCGCTCTGCACACGCGACGGCAAACTGCTAGAATTTTCGCATGCCACAGCAAGACTACTATCAGATCCTCGGCGTGTCTCGCGACGCAACGGCCGAGCAGATTCGCAAAGCGTTCAAAAAAATCGCACGGGAAAACCATCCGGACGCGAAGAAAGACGACCCTGCCGCCGCCGAGCGCTTCAAGGCCGCCGCCGAAGCCTACGATGTGCTGGGGGACGAAGAAAAACGCAAGAAATACGACCAGTTCGGCGCGAACTGGAAGCATTTCAAAGACGGCCAAAGCCCTTACGCCGGCGGAGGAAGTGGAGGCGGAGGGGGGAACCCGTTCCGCAGCGGCGGCCCGGTGGATGTGGATCTTCGCGACATTTTCGGCGGCCAGGGCGCTGTCGACCTCGAAGAAATCTTTGGTGGTATGTTCGGAGGCGGCGGAGGACGTCGATCAGCCGGTCGCGGCCGCGCTCCTCGACCACAAAAAGGAGAAGATCTGTCGGCGACCATACAGGTTCCGTTCCAGACGGCGGCTGTCGGCGGCAACTACGATCTTTCCCTGCAGCGGAACGGCAAACCGGAAGAACTCTCCGTCAAAATCCC is a window encoding:
- a CDS encoding DnaJ C-terminal domain-containing protein, whose translation is MPQQDYYQILGVSRDATAEQIRKAFKKIARENHPDAKKDDPAAAERFKAAAEAYDVLGDEEKRKKYDQFGANWKHFKDGQSPYAGGGSGGGGGNPFRSGGPVDVDLRDIFGGQGAVDLEEIFGGMFGGGGGRRSAGRGRAPRPQKGEDLSATIQVPFQTAAVGGNYDLSLQRNGKPEELSVKIPVGIEDGQTIRLGGQGEPGHQGGPAGDLLLTVQVAPHPYFRREGRNVLVDVPVSMTEAALGTKIDVPTLSDGIVSMTLPAGTSSGAKLRLKGKGIEHPKSGTRGDLFVLIKIVVPKGLDARSKELLEEFAELNPLTPRAGLW
- a CDS encoding DUF1614 domain-containing protein, whose protein sequence is MPVQIRYLGGPTRQINPLLGCLPLFIILLVLCLLPLFLFDTARYAFERLGLHPMTAALTVFGIMLGSVINIPVYHIRKDELQPMVPFGPLGMALSKTYQRVQSETLIAVNLGGCVIPTLIAVLQAVRLLKEDSVPFLCAMLVSAVCVVACWRVARPVEGIGILIPAFVPPLVSVLTTWMVLLPLGAGPEQRAATAFIAGVAGPIIGADLLHLKEMTKTPVAVMSIGGAGTFDGIVLSGILAALLA